One window of the Eucalyptus grandis isolate ANBG69807.140 chromosome 6, ASM1654582v1, whole genome shotgun sequence genome contains the following:
- the LOC104449055 gene encoding LOW QUALITY PROTEIN: uncharacterized metal-dependent hydrolase YabD (The sequence of the model RefSeq protein was modified relative to this genomic sequence to represent the inferred CDS: deleted 2 bases in 1 codon) produces MKVFDAHCHLQDPRVWHMAPKLIESALQSGVVKFAVNGTHEKDWHLVKQMSDDYPSTIPNFGLHPWFVADRTPNWFQTLRQFFEATPCAAVGEIGLDKGSHGRNIDFNDQVEVFQKQLELAKELNRPASIHCVRAFGDLLQILREAGPFPAGVILHSYLGSAEMVPQFVQVGAYFSFSGFLMSMKEQKAKKMLKAVPFERILLETDAPDALPKNPAFVIDDDARSSVSQADEGGTESTSLMESLNHPANIHAVLNYVASLLDMPPEDLAELSCKNAVHLFSYEGTKLDKI; encoded by the exons ATGAAAGTGTTTGACGCCCATTGCCACTTGCAAGACCCAAGGGTCTGGCATATGGCACCAAAGTTAATTGAGTCGGCCCTTCAGTCTGGTGTTGTTAAATTTGCGGTGAATGGAACCCATGAGAAAGACTGGCATTTAGTGAAGCAAATGAGCGACGACTATCCTTCTACCATTCCAAACTTTGGACTCCATCCTTGGTTTGTCGCCGATAGAACCCCTAACTGGTTCCAAACATTAAGGCAATTTTTTGAGGCCACTCCTTGTGCTGCAGTGGGAGAGATTGGTTTGGACAAAGGGTCTCATGGGAGGAATATCGATTTCAACGATCAGGTCGAAGTGTTCCAGAAACAGCTCGAACTTGCAAAAGAGTTGAATAGACCAGCATCCATCCATTGTGTCCGAGCATTTGGTGATCTTCTTCAGATATTG CGAGAGGCAGGGCCTTTTCCTGCTGGTGTCATCCTCCACTCTTATTTAGGTTCCGCTGAAATGGTTCCTCAGTTTGTTCAAGTTGGAGCTTATTTTTCATTCTCAGGATTTCTCATGTCCATGAAAGAGCAGAAGGCAAAGAAGATGTTGAAAGCAGTTccttttgaaagaattttaCTGGAAACAGATGCGCCAGATGCATTGCCAAAGAATCCTGCATTTGTCATTGATGATGATGCTCGTTCAAGTGTAAGTCAGGCTGATGAAGGGGGCACTGAATCTACATCTCTGATGGAATCTCTGAATCATCCGGCAAACATTCATGCGGTGCTTAATTATGTGGCATCCTTGCTAGACATGCCTCCAGAAGATCTTGCGGAGCTCAGCTGTAAAAACGCAGTGCATTTATTCTCCTATGAAGGTACGAAGCTGGACAAGATATAG